Proteins encoded by one window of Candidatus Sumerlaea chitinivorans:
- a CDS encoding Type IV fimbrial assembly, ATPase PilB, giving the protein MLVRDNVITQDELEHALELQEKQGGSLGSILIDNKYANEWEIAAAIGKQLNVPFITLSHYEIDPSILKSIPEDLVRKYQIVPIDKTGDTLTVALSDPSNIYLLDELRLLTNCKIVPVISFESDIKEAIERYYPKSESALDEMLKEISDEETAVLEALESGMTEPAETEVEEGEVEATDAPVIQLVNLIVHDAIRMRASDIHIEPYEKELRLRYRIDGVLHEMKAPPKKFQNAIVSRIKIMSDLDIAERRLPQDGRFKVTVQGRSIDFRVSTCPTVFGEKVVIRILDRGNLMLNLTDLGMDPEVLAGFEAQIRAPWGMILVTGPTGSGKSTTLYSALNTINDPRKNIMTIEDPVEYQLRGINQVQVHPEIGLTFAEGLRSFLRQDPDIIMVGEIRDKETAEIAVKAALTGHLVLSTLHTNDAPSTINRLTNMGVEAFLVTASVNLIVAQRLVRRICENCKQFYDPPAELLRSLQIPEDAKFARGAGCDRCLNSGYKGRVALYELLHLSDAMRDKIIEGISTTQLKRMAIQEGMITLRRAGLQKVAQGVTTIDEVLSVTAPDER; this is encoded by the coding sequence ATGCTGGTTCGCGACAACGTCATCACGCAGGATGAATTGGAACATGCTCTCGAACTGCAAGAAAAGCAGGGAGGGAGCCTCGGCAGCATTCTCATTGATAATAAGTATGCTAACGAATGGGAAATTGCTGCCGCGATTGGCAAACAACTCAACGTGCCGTTCATCACGTTGTCGCATTACGAGATTGACCCATCCATCCTAAAGAGCATCCCTGAGGATCTCGTCCGCAAGTATCAGATCGTACCCATCGACAAAACAGGCGATACTCTGACGGTCGCTCTCTCTGATCCCTCAAACATTTATCTACTCGACGAACTGCGCTTGCTCACAAATTGCAAAATTGTGCCGGTGATCTCTTTTGAATCTGACATCAAAGAAGCCATCGAGCGCTACTATCCCAAGAGTGAGTCTGCACTCGACGAAATGCTGAAAGAAATCAGCGATGAAGAGACCGCGGTCCTAGAGGCACTCGAGAGCGGCATGACCGAACCGGCTGAAACAGAGGTAGAAGAGGGAGAGGTCGAGGCGACAGACGCACCCGTCATCCAGCTCGTGAACCTCATCGTCCACGATGCTATTCGAATGCGGGCAAGCGATATCCACATTGAACCCTACGAAAAGGAACTGCGCCTCCGATACCGCATCGACGGCGTACTTCATGAAATGAAGGCCCCACCAAAAAAGTTCCAAAATGCCATTGTCTCGCGCATTAAGATTATGAGCGACCTCGACATTGCAGAACGACGACTTCCTCAGGACGGTCGCTTCAAGGTCACAGTTCAAGGGCGCTCCATCGATTTTCGTGTTTCCACCTGCCCCACAGTGTTTGGGGAAAAGGTCGTGATCCGTATTCTCGACCGCGGCAATCTCATGCTCAATCTCACGGATCTTGGGATGGACCCCGAGGTGCTGGCCGGATTTGAAGCCCAAATCCGCGCCCCCTGGGGAATGATTCTCGTGACTGGTCCGACAGGTTCTGGTAAGTCCACTACTTTGTATTCCGCCCTCAACACCATTAACGATCCGCGCAAGAATATCATGACCATCGAAGACCCAGTCGAGTACCAACTCCGCGGCATCAACCAAGTCCAGGTTCATCCTGAAATCGGCCTAACGTTTGCGGAGGGGCTCCGTAGCTTCCTGCGCCAAGACCCGGATATCATCATGGTCGGCGAGATTCGTGATAAGGAAACAGCTGAAATCGCTGTGAAGGCTGCCTTAACGGGTCACTTAGTGCTTTCCACACTCCATACCAATGATGCGCCAAGCACGATCAACCGTCTGACGAACATGGGGGTCGAGGCGTTCCTTGTGACTGCATCCGTGAACTTGATTGTTGCCCAACGTCTCGTGCGGCGGATTTGCGAAAACTGCAAGCAGTTCTACGATCCTCCAGCGGAATTGCTGCGGTCTCTACAGATTCCTGAGGACGCCAAATTCGCACGAGGGGCGGGGTGTGATCGCTGTCTGAATTCGGGCTACAAAGGCCGAGTGGCGCTCTATGAGCTCTTGCATCTCTCCGACGCGATGCGCGACAAAATTATCGAGGGGATATCCACGACTCAATTGAAGCGCATGGCGATTCAAGAGGGAATGATCACGCTACGCCGTGCTGGCCTACAAAAGGTTGCCCAGGGCGTGACCACGATTGACGAGGTTTTGAGCGTCACCGCACCTGATGAACGTTAG